A genomic segment from Polyangium mundeleinium encodes:
- a CDS encoding TetR/AcrR family transcriptional regulator — MTAGTAATDTRSRLLDAALRLFSEHGVEGTSLQMIADELGVTKAAVYYHFKTKDEITEAVAAPALQELDQIIEEARTKRSRSAQVDHALTGFVELIVRQRPLLGLYNSDPGMQRVVNRTFQAPRGADLKTRMKTVLAGEAPSLSDAIMVHVVFTGLTMAGGAPQYADIDDDTLREHLLDAGRRLLGRPRKRPGGAG; from the coding sequence ATGACTGCCGGCACCGCCGCCACCGACACCCGATCCCGACTGCTCGACGCCGCGCTGAGGCTGTTCAGTGAACACGGGGTGGAGGGCACGTCGTTGCAGATGATCGCCGACGAGCTCGGCGTCACGAAGGCCGCCGTCTACTACCACTTCAAGACGAAGGACGAGATCACCGAGGCCGTCGCCGCGCCCGCGCTCCAGGAGCTCGACCAGATCATCGAGGAGGCGCGGACGAAGCGGAGCCGAAGCGCTCAGGTCGATCACGCGCTGACCGGATTCGTCGAGCTCATCGTCCGCCAGCGCCCGCTGCTCGGTCTGTACAACAGCGACCCCGGGATGCAGCGGGTTGTGAACAGGACGTTCCAGGCGCCCCGAGGCGCGGACCTCAAGACGCGAATGAAAACGGTCCTCGCCGGCGAGGCCCCGAGCCTCTCGGACGCGATCATGGTGCACGTCGTGTTCACGGGGCTGACGATGGCCGGCGGCGCGCCCCAGTACGCGGACATCGACGACGACACGCTGCGCGAGCACCTGCTCGACGCAGGCAGGCGCCTGCTCGGGCGCCCCCGCAAGCGCCCGGGCGGCGCCGGCTAG
- a CDS encoding HNH endonuclease, with amino-acid sequence MQRGIRGYVALLVALSLVLFGCASSRDPIMARIFEAPNVIHVCVRPPNVPKDKGMWALDASGAPVFGAREVDFARRAGLGVYIFDQGAPRESAKLLPIPYHRLECPAPPKPRVAAAKIEAGKKEESKKAERPKPLLRPIPRETSAVERRVEAQRCTAYEEPGQTRRRSGSGGRTCTRVLVQRARTEPVVAESPREVEPPASVRLSEGAAREYEDWGLTPADVSALAEERGRECLERICHARHQNFIPKGKKKPAEGHNGQSLSTGSGGGGGAKTTVKTTTRPHNVKGQSDHQAVTPKEATRGSQPASRPGQPFTKAGKEEVWNRNAAKHGGKNKCDTCLVEVAKPQRHTRGVTPPANEGHVDHKAARANGGSGTPENGQVLCRDCNAKKRDK; translated from the coding sequence ATGCAGAGGGGAATTCGGGGTTATGTCGCCCTGCTCGTCGCGCTATCGCTCGTATTGTTCGGGTGCGCCTCGTCGCGCGACCCCATCATGGCGCGTATCTTCGAGGCGCCGAACGTCATCCACGTTTGCGTACGCCCGCCGAACGTGCCGAAAGACAAGGGAATGTGGGCGCTCGACGCCTCCGGCGCGCCCGTCTTCGGGGCCCGGGAGGTGGATTTCGCGAGGCGCGCCGGCCTGGGCGTATACATCTTCGATCAGGGGGCGCCTCGCGAGAGCGCGAAGCTCCTCCCGATTCCGTACCATCGGCTCGAATGCCCGGCGCCGCCGAAGCCCCGCGTGGCCGCGGCGAAGATCGAGGCCGGGAAGAAGGAGGAGAGCAAGAAGGCCGAGCGGCCGAAGCCGCTGCTGCGACCGATTCCGCGCGAAACGTCCGCGGTGGAGAGGCGCGTCGAGGCGCAAAGGTGCACGGCGTACGAAGAGCCGGGCCAGACGCGAAGGCGCAGCGGCTCGGGCGGGCGGACCTGCACGAGGGTCCTCGTCCAGCGGGCCCGCACAGAGCCCGTCGTCGCGGAGAGCCCGCGCGAGGTCGAGCCGCCCGCGTCGGTGAGGTTGTCCGAGGGCGCGGCGCGGGAGTATGAGGATTGGGGGCTTACGCCCGCGGACGTCTCCGCGCTCGCGGAGGAACGAGGCCGGGAGTGCCTCGAAAGGATCTGCCATGCCCGCCACCAGAACTTCATCCCGAAGGGGAAGAAGAAGCCCGCGGAGGGGCACAACGGGCAATCGTTGTCAACGGGGAGCGGTGGGGGAGGTGGCGCGAAGACGACGGTCAAGACGACGACGCGTCCGCACAACGTAAAGGGACAGAGCGACCACCAGGCGGTCACGCCGAAGGAAGCGACAAGGGGCAGCCAACCAGCAAGTCGACCGGGCCAACCATTTACGAAGGCAGGGAAGGAGGAGGTATGGAATCGGAACGCAGCCAAGCACGGGGGGAAAAACAAGTGCGACACTTGTCTCGTGGAGGTTGCCAAACCACAGAGACATACCCGAGGTGTAACTCCACCCGCTAACGAGGGGCATGTTGATCACAAAGCAGCCCGAGCGAACGGAGGGTCGGGTACGCCTGAGAACGGGCAGGTTCTATGTCGCGATTGCAACGCTAAAAAGAGGGACAAATGA
- a CDS encoding flavin-containing monooxygenase yields MASVGIIGGGLSGLVAAKTFLRGGFDVTVFEKEDEVGGVWTRSRRYPGLQTQNARDTYAFSDFPMPRHYPEWPTGAQVQAYLSSYADHFGVTRHVRLRTQVDQIRRRDGGGFSVDTRPVGAAESEQKTHAFDQVILSSGLFSQPHIPEAPGREAFEASGGVVLHTTAFHDTSFLRGKRVVVVGFSKSACDVAALAVEHAREVTLVHRSVGWKAPRFLFGVVPTKYLLLNRFTEMFFPYPGAEGFERALHEKASGFVARYWGGVMAALDMDLGLSKTGLRPEMPLSGVGCSLNMTPAGFYEAAQRGTLKLARGEIARFHEGAVETSKGQRIPADVVLFGTGFRQEFPFLEPSLRRVVQDEDGTFRLYRGLYHPDAPGLGFCGFVNSLYSQLTSEVGARWLCELFRGRMKLPPREEVIARIDEWIAFRKNERPDAFTGGACVVPWNFHYIDDLCRDMGARARRLPQNPFREFLLPVDPSLYADLEEELDTRAREARDRDEACTTPETSRSSSNAFS; encoded by the coding sequence ATGGCATCGGTGGGGATCATCGGGGGCGGATTGAGTGGGCTCGTGGCGGCGAAGACGTTCCTGCGGGGCGGCTTCGACGTCACGGTGTTCGAGAAGGAGGACGAGGTCGGCGGCGTGTGGACGCGCTCGCGCCGCTACCCCGGCCTCCAGACGCAAAACGCCCGCGACACCTACGCATTTTCCGATTTCCCCATGCCCCGCCACTACCCCGAGTGGCCCACGGGCGCCCAGGTCCAGGCCTATCTTTCGAGTTACGCCGACCATTTCGGCGTGACACGGCACGTCCGCCTGCGCACCCAGGTCGATCAGATTCGTCGGCGCGACGGAGGCGGGTTCTCCGTGGACACGCGGCCTGTAGGCGCCGCCGAATCCGAGCAGAAAACCCACGCTTTCGACCAGGTGATCCTCTCCAGCGGCCTGTTCAGCCAGCCGCACATCCCCGAGGCCCCCGGGCGCGAGGCGTTCGAGGCGAGCGGGGGCGTCGTGCTGCACACGACGGCGTTCCACGACACGAGCTTCCTCCGGGGCAAACGTGTGGTCGTCGTGGGGTTCTCGAAGTCGGCGTGCGACGTGGCCGCCCTCGCGGTGGAGCACGCCCGCGAGGTGACGCTCGTCCACCGGAGCGTCGGCTGGAAGGCGCCGCGGTTCCTCTTCGGGGTCGTGCCCACGAAGTACCTGCTCTTGAACCGCTTCACCGAGATGTTTTTCCCGTACCCGGGCGCCGAGGGCTTCGAGCGTGCGCTGCACGAAAAAGCCAGCGGGTTCGTCGCCCGGTACTGGGGCGGGGTCATGGCCGCCCTCGACATGGACCTCGGGCTCAGCAAGACCGGCCTCCGGCCCGAAATGCCGCTGAGCGGCGTCGGTTGCTCGCTGAACATGACGCCCGCGGGCTTTTACGAGGCCGCGCAGCGCGGGACGCTGAAGCTCGCGCGGGGCGAGATCGCCCGCTTCCACGAGGGCGCCGTGGAGACCTCGAAGGGCCAGCGCATCCCGGCCGACGTCGTGCTCTTCGGGACGGGCTTCCGCCAGGAGTTCCCGTTCCTCGAACCCTCGCTCCGGCGCGTCGTGCAGGACGAGGACGGCACGTTCCGGCTCTACCGCGGCCTCTACCACCCCGACGCCCCGGGACTCGGCTTTTGCGGCTTCGTGAACAGCCTCTACAGCCAGCTCACCTCGGAGGTCGGGGCGCGGTGGCTCTGCGAGCTCTTCCGGGGCCGGATGAAGTTGCCGCCGCGAGAGGAGGTGATCGCCCGCATCGACGAGTGGATCGCCTTCCGCAAGAACGAGCGGCCGGACGCGTTCACGGGGGGAGCGTGCGTCGTGCCGTGGAACTTCCACTACATCGACGACCTCTGCCGGGACATGGGAGCGCGGGCGCGGAGGCTCCCGCAAAATCCCTTCCGCGAGTTCCTCCTTCCGGTGGATCCTTCGCTCTACGCGGACCTCGAGGAGGAGCTCGATACGCGCGCCCGCGAGGCGCGTGATCGCGACGAAGCATGCACAACCCCCGAGACTTCAAGAAGCTCTTCAAACGCCTTCTCCTGA
- the thiC gene encoding phosphomethylpyrimidine synthase ThiC, translating into MSTVKQQRVDEARLQTITRGPLPGSKKTYLPGVLYPDLRVPLREISQTPTREGHGDAVRLVPNPPVAVYDTSGPYTDPEAEIDVRKGLSPLRDAWIRSREDVTELPRVSSAYGQKRLDDRSLDALRFHAPRRPLRAAAGKNVTQMHYARRGIITPEMEFVAIREQQRAAARIRKQHPGRSFGAVIPERITPEFVRDEVARGRAILPANVNHPEVEPMIIGRNFLVKINANIGNSAVTSSIEEEVEKMVWSIRWGADTVMDLSTGRNIHETREWILRNAPVPIGTVPIYQALEKVGGKAEELTWEIYRDTLIEQAEQGVDYFTIHAGVLLRYVPLTANRLTGIVSRGGSILAKWCLAHHEENFLYTHFEEICEIMKAYDVSFSLGDGLRPGSIADANDDAQMGELATLGELTQIAWKHDVQVMIEGPGHVPMHMIEHNMTEQLRICHEAPFYTLGPLTTDIAPGYDHFTSGIGAAMIGWFGTAMLCYVTPKEHLGLPNRDDVKEGVITYKIAAHAADLAKGHPGAQARDDAMSKARFEFRWEDQFNLGLDPERARAFHDETLPSENAKVAHFCSMCGPHFCSMKITEDVRKYAAEKGEVLPETALVRGMKEKSAEFVEGGSEIYRKV; encoded by the coding sequence ATGAGCACCGTGAAACAGCAGCGGGTCGACGAGGCCCGCCTCCAGACCATCACGCGCGGGCCACTGCCCGGATCAAAGAAGACCTACCTGCCGGGCGTCCTCTACCCGGATCTCCGCGTCCCGCTGCGTGAAATCTCGCAGACGCCGACGCGCGAAGGTCACGGCGACGCCGTGCGCCTCGTGCCGAACCCGCCCGTCGCCGTCTACGACACGAGCGGCCCGTACACCGATCCCGAGGCCGAGATCGACGTCCGCAAGGGCCTCTCGCCGCTCCGCGACGCGTGGATCCGCTCGCGCGAGGACGTGACGGAGCTCCCGCGCGTGAGCTCGGCGTATGGCCAGAAGCGCCTCGACGATCGCTCGCTCGACGCATTGCGGTTTCACGCGCCGCGCCGGCCGCTGCGCGCCGCGGCCGGCAAAAACGTCACGCAGATGCATTATGCGCGGCGGGGGATCATCACGCCCGAGATGGAGTTCGTCGCGATTCGCGAGCAACAGCGGGCGGCGGCGCGGATCCGCAAGCAGCACCCGGGGCGCTCGTTCGGCGCGGTGATCCCCGAGCGGATCACGCCGGAATTCGTCCGTGACGAGGTCGCCCGCGGCCGGGCGATCCTCCCGGCGAACGTCAATCACCCCGAGGTCGAGCCGATGATCATCGGCCGGAACTTCCTCGTGAAGATCAACGCGAACATCGGCAACAGCGCGGTCACCTCCTCGATCGAGGAGGAGGTCGAAAAGATGGTGTGGTCCATCCGCTGGGGCGCCGATACCGTGATGGATCTCTCCACGGGCCGGAACATCCATGAAACGCGCGAGTGGATCCTCCGCAATGCGCCTGTCCCGATCGGCACCGTGCCGATTTACCAGGCCCTCGAAAAGGTCGGCGGCAAGGCCGAGGAGCTCACCTGGGAGATCTACCGCGACACGTTGATCGAGCAGGCCGAGCAGGGCGTCGATTACTTCACGATTCACGCGGGCGTCCTGCTTCGGTACGTCCCGCTCACGGCGAACCGATTGACGGGCATCGTCTCGCGCGGCGGCTCGATCCTCGCGAAATGGTGCCTCGCGCACCACGAGGAGAACTTCCTCTACACGCATTTCGAGGAGATCTGCGAGATCATGAAGGCCTACGACGTGAGCTTCTCGCTCGGCGACGGCCTGCGGCCTGGCAGCATCGCGGACGCGAACGACGACGCGCAGATGGGCGAGCTCGCGACGCTCGGCGAGCTCACGCAGATCGCATGGAAGCACGACGTGCAGGTCATGATCGAGGGCCCGGGCCACGTGCCGATGCACATGATCGAGCACAACATGACCGAGCAGCTCCGCATCTGCCACGAGGCGCCGTTTTATACACTCGGCCCGCTCACGACCGACATCGCGCCCGGCTACGACCATTTCACGAGCGGCATCGGCGCCGCCATGATCGGCTGGTTCGGCACGGCGATGCTCTGTTACGTCACGCCGAAGGAGCACCTCGGCCTCCCGAACCGCGACGACGTGAAGGAGGGCGTGATCACCTACAAGATCGCGGCGCACGCGGCCGATCTCGCGAAGGGCCACCCCGGCGCGCAGGCGCGCGACGACGCGATGAGCAAGGCGCGCTTCGAGTTCCGCTGGGAGGACCAGTTCAACCTCGGCCTCGATCCGGAGCGGGCCCGCGCCTTCCACGACGAGACGCTCCCGAGCGAAAACGCCAAGGTCGCCCATTTCTGCTCGATGTGCGGCCCCCATTTCTGCTCGATGAAGATCACCGAGGACGTGCGCAAATACGCCGCCGAAAAGGGCGAGGTGTTGCCGGAGACGGCGCTCGTTCGCGGCATGAAGGAGAAGAGCGCCGAGTTCGTCGAGGGCGGGAGCGAGATCTACCGGAAGGTCTGA
- a CDS encoding cytochrome P450: MSADAVPTLPITRTCPFTPHAEHRKLREEAPISKVKLPNGRVVWVATSHKDIRAILSDPRFSSNRRDPNFPTLAYERPPSSNLRPMLIELDSPEHGPARRAVLGEFTLQRMNALTPRIQQIVDEHIDAMLAGPRPVDLVQALSLPVPSLVICELLGVPYADHEFFQTHSSQIISQKAPADVIMRSVIALMTYLGQLVGAKVQNPTDDLLSRQIQKQLETGAVDFEGLVSMAFLLLIAGHETTANMISLSTLVLTQHPEKLAAIQEDPSKTIGAVEELLRYFTIAESALGRVAKADVEIGGVTIKAGEGVFALANMANRDPEVFENADELNLDRGSRNHLAFGFGPHQCLGQNLARLELQIVIDTLFKRIPGLKSAVPFEELSFKDSSTVYGMNEFPVTW; this comes from the coding sequence ATGTCCGCCGATGCCGTCCCCACGCTTCCCATCACCCGAACCTGCCCGTTCACGCCGCATGCGGAGCATCGCAAGCTCCGTGAAGAGGCGCCGATCTCCAAGGTAAAACTCCCCAATGGGAGGGTCGTGTGGGTCGCCACGAGCCACAAGGACATCCGGGCGATCCTGTCCGACCCGCGGTTCAGCTCCAACCGGCGCGACCCCAATTTCCCCACGCTGGCGTACGAGCGCCCGCCTTCGAGCAACCTCAGGCCGATGCTGATCGAATTGGACTCGCCCGAGCACGGGCCTGCGCGAAGGGCCGTGCTCGGTGAGTTCACGCTCCAGCGGATGAACGCGCTCACGCCGCGCATTCAGCAAATCGTGGACGAGCACATCGACGCCATGCTCGCCGGTCCACGCCCGGTCGACCTCGTGCAGGCGCTCTCCCTGCCGGTGCCTTCGCTCGTCATTTGCGAGCTGCTCGGTGTGCCCTACGCCGACCACGAGTTCTTCCAGACGCACTCTTCGCAGATCATCAGTCAGAAGGCGCCGGCCGATGTGATCATGCGCTCGGTCATCGCGCTGATGACCTATCTCGGCCAGCTCGTGGGCGCCAAGGTGCAGAACCCCACCGACGATTTGCTCAGCCGCCAGATCCAGAAGCAGCTCGAAACGGGCGCCGTCGACTTCGAGGGCCTGGTCAGCATGGCGTTCCTGCTCCTCATCGCCGGGCACGAGACCACCGCGAACATGATCTCGCTGAGCACGCTGGTGCTGACGCAGCACCCGGAGAAGCTCGCCGCCATCCAAGAGGACCCGTCGAAGACCATCGGCGCCGTCGAGGAGCTCTTGCGGTACTTCACCATTGCGGAGTCCGCGCTCGGCCGGGTCGCGAAGGCGGATGTGGAAATCGGCGGCGTGACCATCAAGGCCGGCGAAGGCGTGTTCGCCTTGGCAAACATGGCGAACCGCGATCCGGAGGTGTTCGAGAATGCCGACGAGCTCAACCTCGATCGGGGCTCCCGCAACCACCTTGCGTTCGGCTTCGGCCCGCACCAATGCCTCGGGCAGAACCTCGCCCGGCTGGAGCTCCAGATCGTCATCGACACGCTGTTCAAGCGCATCCCCGGCCTCAAGTCCGCCGTGCCTTTCGAGGAGCTCTCGTTCAAGGACAGCTCCACCGTCTACGGCATGAACGAGTTCCCGGTCACCTGGTGA